In the genome of Gordonia rubripertincta, one region contains:
- a CDS encoding NAD(P)H-dependent oxidoreductase, with the protein MSDRVVELVALVGSLRAASVNKQLAHVAADNAPAGVHITVVDHLGSLPFYSEDIDVEGQVDASVTALREAVAKADGVLIATPEYNGTIPAALKNAIDWLSRPYGAGALGGKPVAVLSAGLGQYGGQWTREDTRKSVGIAGGRAIEEADLGLQIPALPEGGLTDPTIVEKVVASVTRLVDEVAVSA; encoded by the coding sequence ATGTCGGATCGAGTTGTCGAACTGGTAGCCCTCGTCGGGAGCCTCCGTGCCGCCTCCGTCAACAAGCAGCTGGCCCACGTCGCCGCCGACAATGCTCCCGCCGGTGTTCACATCACCGTCGTCGACCACCTCGGTTCGCTGCCGTTCTACAGCGAGGACATCGACGTGGAAGGTCAGGTCGACGCGAGCGTGACCGCCCTGCGCGAGGCCGTGGCCAAGGCGGACGGCGTCCTCATCGCGACCCCCGAGTACAACGGCACCATCCCGGCCGCGCTGAAGAACGCCATCGACTGGCTCTCGCGTCCCTACGGCGCCGGCGCGCTGGGCGGCAAGCCGGTGGCCGTGCTGAGTGCGGGCCTCGGCCAGTACGGCGGACAGTGGACCCGTGAGGACACCCGCAAGTCGGTCGGTATCGCGGGCGGGCGCGCGATCGAGGAGGCCGACCTCGGTCTGCAGATCCCCGCACTCCCCGAGGGTGGCCTGACCGATCCGACGATCGTGGAGAAGGTCGTCGCATCCGTGACGCGCCTCGTCGACGAGGTCGCCGTCAGCGCCTGA
- a CDS encoding TetR/AcrR family transcriptional regulator produces MPNGPDHSPLHISFNTSGTERADAARNRRLLLAAAKNLIDHHGAAAVTMEAVAREAGVGKGTVFRRFGNRTGLMLALLDHSESEMQQAYLSGPEPLGPGAPPLDRLLAYGRARLKLTCDHLDILLEAGAAADDFMTHPVGRASTQHVQILLRQLGFANELDFMSLAVQAPLAAGSVRYLMVEVGLDLETITTQWQEMVTALVTSRSSH; encoded by the coding sequence GTGCCGAACGGCCCAGACCACTCCCCTCTCCATATCTCCTTCAACACCTCGGGGACCGAACGTGCCGACGCCGCGCGTAATCGGCGTCTGCTGCTGGCTGCCGCCAAGAACCTGATCGATCACCACGGCGCCGCCGCGGTGACCATGGAGGCGGTCGCCCGCGAGGCCGGCGTGGGCAAGGGCACGGTGTTCCGCCGCTTCGGCAACCGCACCGGGCTGATGCTCGCACTCCTCGATCACTCCGAATCGGAGATGCAGCAGGCCTACTTGTCCGGGCCCGAACCCCTGGGACCCGGCGCACCGCCGCTCGACCGGTTGCTGGCCTATGGCCGTGCCCGCCTCAAACTCACCTGTGACCACCTCGACATCCTGCTGGAGGCCGGGGCGGCCGCCGACGACTTCATGACCCATCCGGTGGGCCGCGCGTCGACCCAGCACGTCCAAATCTTGCTCCGGCAGTTGGGTTTCGCGAACGAGCTCGATTTCATGTCGCTGGCCGTGCAGGCACCGCTCGCCGCCGGATCGGTCCGATATCTGATGGTGGAGGTCGGCCTCGATCTCGAGACCATCACCACACAGTGGCAGGAGATGGTCACCGCACTCGTGACCTCCCGCAGCTCGCACTGA
- the hpxO gene encoding FAD-dependent urate hydroxylase HpxO, with the protein MKAVVVGAGMGGMSAAIALKQLGVDVEVYEQVTENKPVGAAISVWSNGVKCLNHLGLEKETAELGGTMDSMSYVDGFSGDIMCRFSMQPLIDEVGQRPYPIARAELQQMLMDAYGYDDIHFGKKMVAVHDGPDRATVEFADGSTDSADIVIGADGAKSLTREYVLAGPVTRRYAGYVNFNGLVEVDEKIGPATEWTTYVGDSRRVSVMPVAGNRFYFFFDVPMPQGVPFERGTAREVLAAEFADWAPGVQTLIAKLDPATTNRVEILDLDPFDTWVRGRVAVLGDAAHNTTPDIGQGGCSAMEDAIALQFAFRDHPDDPVAALSAYESARTERAGELVLRARKRSDVTHGKDPAKTAAWYDELRGEDGTNIIRGIVGNIVGGPLT; encoded by the coding sequence GTGAAGGCAGTGGTCGTCGGCGCGGGTATGGGCGGCATGTCGGCGGCCATCGCCCTCAAGCAGCTCGGTGTCGACGTCGAGGTCTACGAGCAGGTGACCGAGAACAAGCCCGTGGGCGCGGCGATCTCGGTGTGGTCCAACGGGGTCAAGTGCCTCAACCACCTCGGTCTGGAGAAGGAGACTGCCGAACTGGGCGGCACCATGGACTCGATGAGTTACGTCGACGGCTTCAGCGGTGACATCATGTGCCGCTTCAGCATGCAGCCGCTCATCGACGAGGTGGGTCAGCGGCCGTACCCGATCGCGCGCGCCGAACTGCAGCAGATGCTGATGGACGCCTACGGATACGACGACATCCACTTCGGCAAGAAGATGGTGGCCGTCCATGATGGCCCGGATCGCGCGACCGTCGAATTCGCCGACGGCTCCACCGATTCCGCCGACATCGTGATCGGCGCCGACGGGGCGAAGTCACTGACCCGCGAGTACGTGCTCGCCGGCCCGGTGACGCGGCGCTACGCGGGATACGTCAACTTCAATGGACTCGTCGAGGTCGACGAGAAGATCGGACCCGCCACCGAATGGACGACCTACGTGGGTGATTCGCGTCGAGTGTCGGTGATGCCGGTGGCGGGCAACCGTTTCTACTTCTTCTTCGACGTCCCGATGCCCCAGGGCGTTCCGTTCGAACGCGGCACCGCGCGCGAGGTCCTCGCCGCGGAGTTCGCCGACTGGGCGCCCGGCGTTCAGACCCTCATCGCGAAACTCGACCCCGCGACGACCAACCGGGTCGAGATCCTCGACCTCGACCCGTTCGACACCTGGGTCAGGGGACGCGTCGCCGTGCTCGGCGATGCCGCACACAACACCACCCCCGACATCGGGCAGGGCGGCTGTTCGGCGATGGAGGACGCGATAGCCCTGCAGTTCGCCTTCCGCGACCACCCCGACGATCCGGTCGCCGCCCTGAGCGCCTACGAGTCCGCACGCACCGAACGCGCCGGCGAGCTCGTGCTCCGCGCGCGCAAGCGCTCGGACGTCACCCATGGCAAGGACCCGGCGAAAACAGCTGCCTGGTACGACGAACTGCGCGGCGAGGACGGCACCAACATCATCCGCGGCATCGTCGGCAACATCGTGGGCGGACCCTTGACCTGA
- a CDS encoding MerR family transcriptional regulator, giving the protein MTSPDLMPIGSFAQRCGLTASALRFYGDAGLLRPAQVAPTTGYRFYGDDQLHRAVLLRRLREIGMSLAAVGKALDADPDEAIRLVDEHVDAVIDDAEAARRHALRIKDSLLTRSTEPVAALSGPVLAAAIGQVLTATTADPDIAVLGGVRFDAGPDGLTVTATDRYRLATRTMVPSSSRPTTWAATVDGTDLRNALADLRRSPRVEIDATENEMWLRLSDRGDRSCRLLAEPFPDHRAMLEALPPVTTRVQIPTTAFLRALEHRDADQIGLVVGRSTMTLRNLFSDNEARIPATVRGPSLDLWFEMITLYPAIISAIGADVLVDFRGHDLPATIRSADRGDLTTLVMPIAPPGAGPSPAADHTPPGGGRAAAQEPAPAREEIPT; this is encoded by the coding sequence GTGACCAGCCCAGACCTGATGCCGATCGGTTCGTTCGCACAGAGATGCGGGCTCACCGCCAGCGCCCTGCGTTTCTACGGTGACGCGGGCCTCTTGCGGCCGGCTCAGGTCGCACCGACGACCGGATACCGGTTCTACGGAGACGACCAGCTCCACCGTGCGGTGCTACTTCGCCGGCTGCGCGAGATCGGTATGTCGCTGGCGGCGGTCGGAAAGGCACTCGACGCCGACCCCGACGAAGCGATCCGTCTCGTGGACGAGCACGTGGACGCCGTCATCGACGACGCCGAAGCCGCTCGGCGACACGCACTCCGGATCAAGGACTCTCTCCTCACCCGATCCACCGAGCCGGTCGCGGCGCTCAGCGGTCCGGTATTGGCAGCGGCGATCGGGCAGGTCCTCACCGCCACCACCGCCGACCCGGACATCGCGGTACTCGGCGGGGTGCGTTTCGACGCCGGCCCGGACGGCCTGACCGTCACCGCCACCGATCGATACCGCCTCGCCACCCGCACCATGGTGCCGTCGAGTTCCCGACCGACGACCTGGGCCGCGACGGTCGACGGCACCGATCTGCGCAATGCCCTCGCCGACCTCCGGCGCAGCCCGCGGGTCGAGATCGACGCCACCGAGAACGAGATGTGGTTGCGGCTCAGCGACCGTGGCGACCGGTCCTGCCGTCTCCTCGCCGAACCGTTCCCCGACCACCGCGCCATGCTGGAGGCGCTCCCACCGGTGACCACGCGCGTCCAGATCCCCACCACCGCGTTCCTGCGCGCGCTCGAGCACCGGGACGCGGATCAGATCGGGCTCGTCGTCGGACGGTCCACGATGACACTTCGGAACCTGTTTTCGGACAACGAAGCCCGGATACCGGCGACCGTACGGGGACCATCGCTCGATCTCTGGTTCGAGATGATCACTCTGTATCCCGCCATCATCTCCGCGATCGGCGCCGATGTGCTCGTCGACTTCCGCGGTCACGATCTGCCGGCCACCATCCGCTCCGCGGACCGTGGTGATCTCACCACCCTGGTGATGCCGATCGCGCCGCCCGGGGCCGGACCATCGCCGGCCGCCGACCACACGCCGCCCGGCGGTGGACGTGCCGCCGCGCAGGAGCCGGCACCCGCCCGAGAAGAGATTCCGACATGA
- the eccB gene encoding type VII secretion protein EccB: MARQLTTKAQVNGYRFLIKRLEHALVRRDVRMLHDPMRSQLQALVVGTVLGLLVLGGCGVYGLVRPQGSVGDASIVVSKNSGSTYVLLEDTLHPVLNLASARLITGSSEKPTSVADTKLEPYPRGPLLGIPGAPASLPGSAHKSTSMWTVCDSSTVSSDTASESIRQAVIADEPVLGSSTVETARPEDAVLVRTGTETFLIYQLFRDGAWSPVRAAVDTDSAPVMRALGLDGVTPRRMTPGLLNSFPLVEPLEVPTVTGAGQPGAVGSTTVGSVVKSVDVDDETTYHVVLRGGVQEISAPAAEILRLADREGAAPVKTVAPGELATLNVVEELPIGDFPQVNPSMRGLSADPTLCRSWSRGTDDPRAETALLAGRALPLESDARPVRLTSADGDGPGLDEVYLPPGSGEYLQVTGNEADSARTESLFYVNDSGVRFGIPDLETGGTLGLGDSPSRAPWSVVSLLAPGPTLSRDAALVAHDGLKTAAIEPAGE; this comes from the coding sequence GTGGCACGTCAGCTGACGACCAAGGCTCAGGTCAACGGCTATCGGTTCCTGATCAAGCGACTCGAGCACGCGCTCGTGCGCCGCGACGTGCGGATGCTCCACGACCCGATGCGGTCCCAGCTGCAGGCACTCGTGGTCGGAACCGTCCTCGGCCTGCTCGTCCTCGGTGGTTGCGGAGTGTACGGCCTCGTCCGGCCGCAGGGATCGGTCGGCGACGCCTCCATCGTCGTCAGCAAGAACAGCGGCAGCACCTATGTCCTCCTCGAGGACACCCTGCACCCGGTGCTCAATCTCGCCTCGGCCCGGCTCATCACCGGGAGCTCCGAGAAACCGACGTCCGTGGCCGACACCAAACTCGAGCCCTACCCGCGCGGCCCGCTGCTCGGTATCCCGGGTGCGCCCGCGTCTTTGCCGGGTTCGGCGCACAAGAGCACCTCGATGTGGACTGTGTGTGACTCGTCGACGGTCTCGTCGGACACCGCGAGCGAGTCGATCCGACAGGCGGTCATCGCCGACGAACCCGTGCTGGGGTCGTCGACCGTGGAGACCGCCCGTCCCGAGGACGCTGTGCTCGTCCGCACCGGCACCGAGACCTTCTTGATCTATCAGCTGTTCCGCGACGGGGCCTGGAGCCCGGTCCGGGCGGCAGTCGACACCGACAGTGCGCCGGTCATGCGCGCACTCGGCCTCGACGGCGTGACACCACGCCGGATGACCCCGGGCCTGCTCAACAGCTTCCCGCTCGTCGAACCGTTGGAAGTGCCCACCGTTACGGGTGCCGGGCAACCGGGCGCAGTCGGCTCGACGACCGTCGGGTCGGTTGTGAAGTCGGTCGACGTCGACGACGAGACGACCTATCACGTCGTGCTCCGCGGCGGTGTCCAGGAGATCAGTGCCCCCGCCGCCGAGATCCTGCGTCTCGCCGACCGCGAGGGTGCGGCGCCCGTCAAGACGGTAGCGCCCGGCGAGCTCGCCACCCTGAACGTGGTGGAGGAGTTGCCGATCGGTGATTTCCCCCAGGTCAATCCGTCGATGCGTGGCCTCTCCGCCGATCCGACCCTGTGCCGCAGCTGGTCTCGCGGCACCGACGATCCGCGGGCCGAAACCGCGCTGCTGGCCGGTCGCGCGCTTCCACTGGAGTCCGACGCCCGGCCGGTACGCCTGACGTCGGCCGACGGTGACGGGCCCGGACTCGACGAGGTCTATCTGCCGCCGGGCTCGGGGGAGTACCTACAGGTGACGGGCAACGAAGCCGACAGTGCCCGCACCGAATCGCTGTTCTACGTCAACGATTCGGGTGTGCGCTTCGGGATCCCGGATCTCGAGACGGGTGGGACCCTGGGGCTCGGCGACTCGCCTTCGCGCGCACCGTGGTCGGTGGTGTCGCTGCTCGCGCCGGGTCCGACGCTGTCCCGGGACGCCGCGCTGGTCGCCCACGACGGTCTGAAGACGGCCGCGATCGAGCCGGCGGGGGAATAG
- the eccE gene encoding type VII secretion protein EccE: MDRNTRASGLRTLVVIEVILALGLVVWALSGSAWGLPALIVAAVIAAGLVSVGGRQSLFSRLAARMSFSWSRMRRSDADLNPAPFDVPMSGPSTRPSARRSSTPTTIGARWVGDTLVTVVRVDPGGPAVTYLTPGNSTLGDENGQLVPLDVLAECIDRYDIALSSIEIISHGVRMWGSGVAPATYDRTLGPLSATAQRSVFVVLRLDPLKCPDAVARRGGGATGALRTATVTTRRVAKRLAEHGLATTILSAAQITSVTTQLTEGAGIGLLTEEWESVGVSGLRIRSAAVEPDALPTVVRDVWVNSAVSTTLTVRLRHVTADRRHRNGRPEVEVSAFVRFNEFPDAHRSVPSWPAGLRPLDGRQFDALSVSLPIATPARLDRNLPTLTGEDAQAFLGAVRLPAGGCGQLIGADHTGRAVATRLVGPGIATVSVAAGIHVVAQIALRAVAVGASVRVHSDRPHRWAPLVRAVADPSALSLAGDRTPARPGPALVIVDGVTPPSPQPDTTRMIVSAPGVHEPTHAPTVALTQNARAPQDLSLDAGGQPVLVTMVATPDEWNLIGGYPEPAAQTPAAPVRR; the protein is encoded by the coding sequence GTGGATCGGAACACGCGCGCGTCGGGATTGCGCACACTCGTGGTGATCGAGGTGATCCTGGCCCTCGGCCTCGTCGTGTGGGCGTTGTCCGGGAGCGCGTGGGGGCTGCCGGCCCTGATCGTGGCGGCGGTGATCGCGGCCGGGCTGGTGAGCGTGGGCGGTCGGCAGTCTCTGTTCAGCCGGCTCGCCGCGCGGATGTCGTTCTCCTGGTCGCGGATGCGCCGGAGCGACGCCGACCTCAACCCCGCCCCGTTCGACGTCCCGATGTCCGGGCCCTCGACCCGGCCGTCGGCACGCCGGTCGTCGACCCCCACGACCATCGGCGCCCGCTGGGTCGGCGACACCCTGGTCACCGTGGTCCGCGTGGACCCGGGTGGCCCCGCGGTCACCTATCTGACCCCGGGCAACAGCACCCTCGGCGACGAGAACGGCCAACTCGTCCCCCTCGACGTCCTCGCCGAGTGCATCGACCGATACGACATCGCGCTCAGCTCGATCGAGATCATCAGTCACGGTGTGCGCATGTGGGGTTCGGGTGTGGCACCGGCGACCTACGACCGCACCCTCGGCCCATTGTCGGCGACGGCACAGCGTTCGGTGTTCGTCGTGCTGCGGCTCGATCCGCTCAAATGCCCCGACGCCGTGGCGCGACGCGGCGGCGGCGCAACCGGCGCCCTGCGGACCGCGACGGTCACGACCCGCCGGGTGGCCAAACGCCTTGCCGAACACGGACTGGCCACCACCATCCTGTCCGCCGCGCAGATCACCTCGGTCACCACCCAACTGACCGAGGGCGCCGGCATCGGGTTGCTGACCGAGGAATGGGAATCGGTCGGGGTCTCCGGGCTCCGCATCCGCAGTGCCGCAGTGGAACCGGATGCGCTGCCGACCGTCGTCCGCGACGTGTGGGTGAACTCGGCCGTCTCCACCACCCTCACCGTTCGACTCCGGCACGTCACCGCCGACCGCCGCCATCGCAACGGACGGCCCGAGGTCGAGGTCTCCGCATTCGTGCGATTCAACGAGTTCCCGGATGCGCACCGGTCGGTGCCCTCGTGGCCGGCCGGTCTGCGGCCGCTCGACGGCCGACAGTTCGACGCCCTCTCCGTCAGTCTCCCCATCGCGACCCCCGCCCGCCTGGACCGGAACCTGCCGACGCTCACCGGCGAGGACGCGCAGGCCTTCCTCGGCGCGGTCCGCCTCCCGGCCGGTGGATGTGGTCAGCTGATCGGCGCCGACCACACGGGTCGCGCCGTCGCCACCCGACTGGTCGGTCCCGGCATCGCCACCGTGTCGGTCGCCGCCGGTATCCACGTCGTCGCACAGATCGCGCTGCGAGCGGTCGCCGTCGGCGCCTCGGTGCGCGTCCACTCCGACCGCCCGCATCGCTGGGCACCGCTGGTCCGCGCCGTCGCCGACCCGAGCGCACTGTCACTCGCCGGCGACCGCACACCGGCCCGGCCGGGGCCCGCGCTCGTCATCGTCGACGGCGTCACTCCCCCGTCACCGCAACCGGATACGACGCGGATGATCGTGTCCGCTCCCGGCGTCCACGAGCCGACCCACGCCCCCACCGTTGCCCTGACCCAGAATGCGCGTGCGCCACAAGACCTCTCGCTCGACGCCGGCGGTCAGCCGGTGCTGGTGACGATGGTCGCGACCCCGGACGAATGGAATCTCATCGGCGGGTATCCGGAGCCCGCCGCGCAGACACCCGCGGCGCCGGTCCGGCGATAG